GCGGTTTTACCTGTTGTCTTTTCACTTATGTTTGGACCAGCGGGTGCCTGGGGGTCTGCGTTTGGTAATTTAATTGGCGATTTCTTTGGAACTTTGGGACCGGGCTCATTTTTTGGATTTATCGGTAACTTCTTGTATGGATTTATACCATATAAGGTCTGGCAATATATCTCAAAACAAGACCCTGTTTTCAATACCCCAAAGGTAGTTATAAATTATTTTTGCTGTATTGCTTTAAGTTCCTCAATATGTGGAATGTTTATTGCCTGGGGGGTGGATTTGTTAGGATTTGTCCCGATAACCCTACTGGCGAATATCATTACTCTAAATAATTTTCTTGTTTGTGTTATCCTGGGACCATTTCTGCTTGTTATTCTCTATCCGAGAGTGAAGAAATGGAGATTACTTTATTCCAATATCT
This portion of the bacterium genome encodes:
- a CDS encoding QueT transporter family protein, with protein sequence MKEVILMWQNTRMVVLCAVCASVYTAILIPFKIATIIPGFTEIRPAAVLPVVFSLMFGPAGAWGSAFGNLIGDFFGTLGPGSFFGFIGNFLYGFIPYKVWQYISKQDPVFNTPKVVINYFCCIALSSSICGMFIAWGVDLLGFVPITLLANIITLNNFLVCVILGPFLLVILYPRVKKWRLLYSNILTELPKPGKFAGIGILCLLIGSIGGLIIINLGSFGFIQCPITWWTMTPVVLLIIIGTLLI